In Marixanthomonas ophiurae, one genomic interval encodes:
- a CDS encoding dihydroorotase, whose protein sequence is MDILIKAATILDPQSKHHTKKRDILIENGTIKKIATTLKNPKKVKEISLENLYVSQGWFDSSVSFGEPGFEERETIQNGLQTAAESGFTHVAVNANTQPVTDSKSNIKFLKSQAHNNAVSLYPIGALTVKSESKDLAELYDMQNEGAISFYDYKKPIANANLLKIALQYTQNFDGLVQSFPLDYSVAKNGMMNEGINSTKLGLKGIPAFSEELQITRDLYILEYTGGKLHIPTISTKKSVQLIKEAKKQGLDVTCSVSISNLLLTDNLLEEFDTQYKLLPPLRTKEDTKALLKGLKDGVIDGVTSDHDPIDIEHKKTEYEHAYFGSIGLESCFGALRSLVDTETAIKALNQLKNRFGIVSEAIVEGNKANITFFDPDVSWKFSEADITSTSKNSAFLNQKLKGKAYGIFANNKLVLKNNG, encoded by the coding sequence ATGGATATACTTATAAAAGCTGCAACCATACTGGACCCTCAAAGCAAACACCATACTAAAAAGAGGGATATTCTTATTGAAAACGGTACGATTAAAAAAATTGCTACAACGCTTAAAAACCCTAAAAAAGTAAAAGAGATATCCTTGGAAAACCTATACGTTTCACAGGGATGGTTTGATAGCAGCGTATCGTTTGGCGAACCAGGTTTTGAAGAACGCGAAACCATACAAAACGGTTTGCAAACAGCCGCGGAAAGTGGTTTTACACACGTGGCCGTTAATGCCAACACCCAACCGGTTACTGATAGCAAATCGAACATAAAATTTTTAAAGTCACAAGCTCATAACAATGCGGTATCCCTCTACCCTATTGGCGCGCTTACGGTAAAAAGTGAAAGTAAAGATTTGGCAGAATTATACGATATGCAAAACGAAGGTGCCATTTCGTTTTACGATTATAAAAAACCCATTGCCAATGCCAACCTCTTAAAAATAGCCTTGCAATACACCCAGAATTTTGATGGCTTGGTACAATCCTTTCCGTTAGATTATTCGGTGGCAAAAAACGGGATGATGAATGAAGGTATAAACAGTACCAAGTTAGGTTTAAAAGGAATCCCAGCTTTTTCAGAAGAATTACAAATTACCCGTGATCTCTACATTCTTGAATATACTGGCGGAAAACTGCACATCCCTACTATTTCTACTAAAAAATCGGTTCAATTAATTAAAGAGGCTAAAAAACAGGGACTAGATGTTACGTGTAGCGTCTCAATTTCAAACCTACTATTAACAGATAATCTGTTAGAAGAATTTGATACGCAGTATAAACTATTGCCACCTTTACGTACCAAAGAAGACACAAAAGCTTTGCTAAAAGGCTTAAAAGATGGTGTTATTGATGGCGTGACAAGCGATCACGACCCTATTGACATAGAACATAAAAAAACAGAATACGAACACGCATACTTTGGAAGCATTGGGCTGGAATCTTGTTTTGGAGCCTTACGAAGTTTGGTAGATACCGAAACAGCAATCAAAGCTTTAAACCAGTTGAAAAATAGATTTGGAATAGTTTCTGAAGCTATTGTTGAAGGAAACAAAGCCAATATTACCTTCTTTGACCCAGATGTAAGCTGGAAGTTTTCAGAAGCCGATATCACTTCTACTTCTAAAAATTCAGCTTTTTTAAACCAAAAATTAAAAGGAAAAGCATACGGCATTTTTGCAAACAATAAACTAGTACTAAAAAATAATGGATAA
- a CDS encoding alpha/beta hydrolase, translating to MEKQQLQLQHNFKPASTSSKKNPVIIMLHGFGSDENDLFSFAGELPDTYSVISLKAPIPMQPYGNAWYNIYFDNTDGKFSDTDQAIASRDLIANCIDEIIEKYNIDKDQVTLLGFSQGTILSFAVALSYPEKIKNVIGLSGYINEDVLKKGYADNDFSKLNIYTSHGSVDQVIPVDWARKTKPFFKNLGIEAAYSEFPVGHGVAPQNFQELKEWLAKK from the coding sequence ATGGAAAAACAGCAATTACAACTTCAGCATAATTTTAAGCCCGCTTCAACTTCTTCGAAAAAAAATCCAGTTATTATCATGCTCCACGGTTTTGGAAGTGACGAAAATGATCTTTTTTCATTTGCCGGCGAACTCCCCGACACATACTCAGTAATTTCATTAAAAGCACCAATCCCTATGCAACCCTACGGAAATGCTTGGTACAATATTTATTTTGACAATACCGATGGGAAATTCAGTGATACTGACCAAGCAATCGCTTCTCGCGATCTTATTGCTAATTGTATTGATGAAATTATTGAAAAATACAACATTGATAAAGATCAAGTAACGCTGTTAGGCTTTAGTCAAGGGACTATTTTAAGCTTTGCCGTAGCCCTTAGTTATCCTGAAAAAATTAAAAATGTAATTGGCTTAAGCGGATATATCAATGAAGATGTTTTGAAAAAAGGATATGCAGATAATGACTTTAGCAAGTTGAACATCTATACCTCTCACGGTAGCGTAGATCAAGTGATTCCTGTTGATTGGGCACGAAAAACAAAACCTTTTTTTAAAAACCTAGGCATTGAAGCCGCCTATTCTGAATTTCCAGTTGGCCACGGCGTTGCCCCACAAAACTTTCAAGAACTTAAAGAGTGGCTCGCAAAAAAGTAA
- a CDS encoding mechanosensitive ion channel family protein, whose protein sequence is MDKDFWLQLKEQLLNFLIEIGPEIIYAVVGFIIGIFLIKVTMNLLKRTLKRSRVELSLKTFVESLSVFLLYGLLIFIIGSILGIKTTSFIAVFGAAGIAIALALQGSLANFAGGVLILVFKPFKVGDLIHVNNNLGYVQKIDILYTRIKTFDGRMITMPNGNVSNSDVDNRTMEPYRRIDLNLKFSFETDIDTIRQITINALKKHPKLVKDLPVDIRLDEIGEYEMKLKARCWVESTEYWPVFWEQLEAVKKALDQNGIEIPIPKRAVYQGVTSRLEEK, encoded by the coding sequence ATGGACAAAGACTTCTGGTTACAGCTAAAAGAACAACTTTTAAACTTCTTAATTGAAATAGGCCCTGAAATCATTTATGCGGTGGTTGGCTTTATCATCGGTATCTTTTTAATCAAGGTTACAATGAACCTTTTAAAGCGCACTTTAAAAAGGTCGCGTGTGGAGCTATCGCTGAAAACCTTCGTGGAAAGTTTGAGTGTGTTTTTACTGTACGGACTCCTTATTTTTATAATCGGTTCTATTCTGGGGATTAAAACCACCTCGTTTATTGCTGTCTTTGGCGCAGCCGGTATTGCCATTGCCTTGGCACTTCAAGGAAGTTTAGCAAATTTTGCGGGCGGTGTGCTTATTTTGGTGTTTAAACCTTTTAAAGTAGGCGATTTAATTCATGTGAACAATAATCTGGGCTATGTACAAAAAATTGACATTTTATATACCCGCATCAAAACGTTTGACGGTAGGATGATCACCATGCCTAATGGCAATGTATCTAACAGCGATGTGGATAACCGCACCATGGAGCCCTACCGCCGGATCGACCTTAATTTAAAATTTTCGTTTGAAACCGATATTGATACCATACGCCAGATTACAATAAACGCCTTAAAAAAACACCCAAAACTAGTAAAAGACTTACCTGTAGATATAAGACTGGACGAAATAGGCGAATACGAAATGAAACTAAAAGCCCGTTGTTGGGTGGAATCTACCGAATATTGGCCGGTGTTTTGGGAACAACTGGAAGCCGTAAAAAAAGCCCTTGACCAAAACGGCATCGAAATCCCTATCCCCAAACGAGCCGTGTATCAAGGTGTTACATCCAGACTCGAAGAAAAGTAG